A DNA window from Hoplias malabaricus isolate fHopMal1 chromosome 5, fHopMal1.hap1, whole genome shotgun sequence contains the following coding sequences:
- the LOC136697966 gene encoding cytochrome P450 2J2-like has product MESVLKYLDWTTVGLALLCGLLSLIVLEIFRLNLSRRQYPLGPKPLPFLGTIPHFANNPMASIRSLLKYGEITCVYLGRSPIIVINALQTMKEAFVRNGAAFAGRPSMPLSDWITGGYGILMVPYGKVWKQQRRFALHTLRNFGLGKKTVEERVAEEAQYLIREMLKEEGKPFYPIHPIMNAVSNIICSIIFGDRFEYDDKGFAEFLRILSENIQLAGSISAQIFNLAPFLKHFPGYHQKMKRNSDALKGFLRDIVEEHRKTLDPENLRDFIDAYLVEMTKQESNEDSTFHEQNLVMSTSDLFGAGTDTTATTIRWGLIYMMNHPEIQERCHEEIVSVLGFDRSPCMDDRTRLPFTHATIHEIQRWANLVPLGAVHETTQPAKLHGYHLPKGTKVTVNFTAIMTDRENWKYPDTFNPENFLDEKGQFCNNDAFVAFSLGPRSCLGETLAKTELFIFFTSLLQRLQFSWPPGAPPTNLDGIMGMVRSPFPFNTVCHSRETTR; this is encoded by the exons ATGGAGTCTGTGCTGAAATATTTGGACTGGACGACGGTGGGCTTGGCCCTCCTGTGTGGCCTTCTCTCTCTTATTGTGCTGGAGATTTTCAGGCTGAATTTGTCCAGAAGACAATACCCTCTTGGACCCAAACCTCTACCCTTCTTGGGCACCATTCCTCATTTTGCAAACAACCCAATGGCTTCCATCAGATCG TTGCTGAAATACGGTGAGATAACCTGTGTCTACCTGGGCAGGAGCCCAATAATCGTGATTAATGCGCTGCAGACAATGAAGGAAGCATTTGTTAGGAATGGGGCTGCATTTGCTGGGAGGCCATCCATGCCATTATCTGATTGGATCACTGGGGGTTATG GTATCCTAATGGTGCCATATGGTAAAGTCTGGAAGCAGCAGCGACGTTTTGCCCTTCACACACTACGTAACTTTGGCCTGGGAAAGAAAACCGTGGAGGAACGAGTGGCTGAAGAGGCACAGTATCTCATCAGAGAGATGCTCAAAGAGgaag gaaAGCCTTTTTACCCCATCCACCCCATAATGAATGCAGTCTCCAACATCATCTGTTCCATCATATTCGGAGACCGCTTTGAGTATGACGACAAGGGCTTTGCCGAATTTCTGCGAATTCTAAGTGAAAACATCCAGCTCGCTGGATCAATCTCAGCTCAG ATCTTCAACCTGGCTCCTTTCCTTAAACACTTTCCAGGGTATCACCAGAAGATGAAGCGGAATAGCGATGCCTTGAAGGGGTTCTTGCGTGACATTGTGGAGGAGCACAGGAAGACTCTGGACCCAGAAAATCTTCGTGACTTCATCGATGCTTACCTGGTGGAGATGACAAAG CAAGAGTCAAATGAAGACTCAACATTTCATGAACAAAACCTGGTCATGTCCACCTCTGACCTGTTCGGGGCTGGGACCGACACGACCGCCACTACTATCAGATGGGGTCTCATTTACATGATGAACCACCCTGAAATACAAG AGCGTTGTCATGAGGAGATAGTGAGTGTGTTGGGGTTTGACCGCTCTCCCTGCATGGACGACCGCACACGGCTGCCCTTCACTCATGCCACCATCCATGAGATCCAGCGCTGGGCTAATCTCGTCCCTTTGGGCGCGGTCCATGAAACCACACAGCCAGCCAAGCTACATGGATACCACCTGCCCAAG GGAACAAAGGTCACGGTCAATTTTACGGCCATCATGACTGACCGAGAGAACTGGAAGTATCCAGACACGTTCAACCCAGAGAACTTTCTGGACGAGAAAGGACAGTTCTGCAACAATGATGCCTTCGTGGCATTTTCGCTGG GTCCAAGGTCATGTCTGGGTGAGACTCTCGCGAAGACAGAGCTTTTCATCTTCTTCACGTCTCTGCTCCAGAGATTACAGTTCTCCTGGCCTCCAGGAGCTCCACCAACAAACCTGGATGGTATTATGGGGATGGTCCGCTCACCGTTCCCTTTCAATACAGTCTGCCACAGCAGAGAGACCACCCGCTGA